From a single Methanobrevibacter sp. genomic region:
- the fhcD gene encoding formylmethanofuran--tetrahydromethanopterin N-formyltransferase: protein MEINGVEIKDTYAEGFGIKVTRILVTAATEELAKIAATEATGYGTSVIGCPAEAGIDCFVPAENTPDGRPGYVIMICQGGKKALDHELMERIGMCILTAPTAAAFNYLESEDTLKTGNKLKFFGDGFEKECDIDGRKIHSIPIMSGDFLVESEFGYKDGVAGGNFFILAKDQMTGVEAAQAAVAAISKVEGVITPFPGGMVASGSKVGSNKYAKFLNASTNEKMCVTLKGEVDSDIRDDADGVFEIVIDGVDEESVKAAMKAGIEAACAVDGVLEISAGNFDGKLGAYIMNLQELF from the coding sequence ATGGAAATTAATGGTGTAGAAATTAAAGATACTTACGCAGAAGGTTTCGGAATCAAAGTAACTAGAATTTTAGTTACTGCAGCAACTGAAGAATTAGCAAAAATCGCAGCAACTGAAGCAACCGGTTACGGAACTTCTGTTATTGGATGTCCTGCAGAAGCAGGTATTGATTGCTTTGTACCAGCAGAAAACACTCCTGATGGAAGACCAGGTTATGTCATCATGATCTGTCAAGGTGGTAAAAAAGCACTCGATCATGAATTAATGGAAAGAATCGGAATGTGTATTTTAACTGCTCCTACTGCAGCAGCATTCAACTACCTTGAATCTGAAGATACCTTAAAAACCGGTAACAAATTAAAATTCTTCGGTGACGGATTTGAAAAAGAATGTGACATTGATGGAAGAAAAATCCACTCTATCCCAATTATGTCTGGTGATTTCTTAGTAGAATCTGAATTCGGTTACAAAGATGGTGTAGCTGGAGGAAACTTCTTCATTTTAGCAAAAGACCAAATGACTGGTGTAGAAGCAGCACAAGCAGCTGTTGCAGCTATTTCCAAAGTTGAAGGTGTAATTACTCCATTCCCTGGTGGTATGGTTGCATCTGGTTCTAAAGTAGGATCCAACAAATACGCAAAATTCTTAAACGCATCAACCAACGAAAAAATGTGTGTAACCTTAAAAGGTGAAGTAGACTCTGATATCAGAGACGATGCTGATGGTGTATTTGAAATTGTTATTGATGGTGTAGACGAAGAATCCGTTAAAGCAGCTATGAAAGCTGGTATTGAAGCAGCTTGTGCAGTTGATGGTGTACTTGAAATTAGTGCAGGTAACTTCGACGGTAAATTAGGTGCTTACATCATGAACTTACAAGAATTATTCTAG
- a CDS encoding MBL fold metallo-hydrolase gives MSNVVFIIGYNYDSNCYLIDNNILVDTGAGGNKDYLFSKLRENGVEPDDIELVVNTHCHFDHIGGNHFFPNAKIAVHKLDAVSIKNKDTLGTSMSAFNNEDNSSVDIELEEGDKIADFEVIHTPGHTSGGISLWDGETLICGDTIFAGGGVGRMDIGGSYEDMKNSVEKLMTLDVKRIFSGHGPIVEDNGKEHIKLSYSYL, from the coding sequence ATGTCAAATGTTGTTTTTATTATAGGATATAATTACGATTCAAATTGTTATTTAATTGACAATAATATTTTAGTTGATACTGGTGCTGGTGGAAATAAGGATTATTTATTTTCTAAATTACGTGAAAATGGTGTTGAACCGGATGATATTGAATTAGTTGTCAATACTCATTGTCATTTTGATCATATTGGTGGAAATCATTTTTTCCCAAATGCTAAAATTGCTGTTCATAAATTGGATGCAGTTTCAATTAAAAATAAAGATACTTTAGGAACTTCCATGTCTGCTTTTAATAATGAAGATAATTCTAGTGTGGATATTGAACTCGAAGAAGGGGATAAAATTGCTGATTTTGAAGTGATTCATACTCCAGGACACACTAGTGGTGGAATTTCTCTTTGGGATGGTGAAACATTAATTTGTGGAGATACTATTTTTGCTGGTGGTGGTGTCGGTAGAATGGATATTGGTGGAAGTTATGAAGATATGAAAAATAGTGTTGAAAAACTAATGACATTAGATGTCAAAAGAATTTTCTCAGGACATGGTCCTATTGTTGAGGATAATGGAAAAGAACATATTAAATTGTCTTACTCATATTTATGA
- a CDS encoding UPF0104 family protein: protein MNKKSVFFLGISVFILAIMLWLVGIDDVIVALAVAKLELIALAIAVQVFTYGLYTLRWQILNNLADIDTSFKKLFPMILVGLAVNNITPSGRGGGEPVRAYILAKEDNYPMQETFATVVADRALDTFPFVVLAVITIIGMTFYFSFDLWLLIVMILAVIAIVALLAMIIYMSINPKFGKRVDGWIIKLVRRFYKKNSEELENKIHAVILDFQNTMKVVISSKKVTYYALPLSFVIWIFEILRVYIVFLAFGATVSPIIIGEVFIIASLVGMVPLLPGGLGAVDGIMVVFYSVAGISASVSAAATVIERLISFWMATILGMVILPHYGSSILDRSSIVSSEDELAEAIENEIDN from the coding sequence ATGAATAAAAAATCAGTATTTTTCCTTGGAATAAGTGTCTTTATATTAGCCATAATGTTATGGTTAGTTGGGATAGATGATGTCATTGTCGCATTGGCGGTTGCTAAATTGGAATTGATAGCGTTAGCTATCGCAGTTCAGGTATTCACTTATGGGTTATATACATTACGTTGGCAAATACTCAATAATTTGGCAGATATCGATACTAGTTTTAAAAAATTATTCCCGATGATTCTGGTTGGTCTTGCAGTCAATAACATAACTCCATCAGGACGTGGTGGGGGAGAACCTGTAAGAGCATACATTTTAGCTAAAGAAGATAATTATCCTATGCAGGAAACTTTCGCTACTGTTGTTGCTGATAGAGCACTAGATACTTTTCCTTTTGTTGTATTGGCTGTTATAACAATTATTGGTATGACTTTTTATTTTAGTTTTGATTTGTGGCTGCTTATTGTAATGATTTTAGCAGTAATTGCTATTGTTGCTCTTTTGGCAATGATTATTTACATGTCTATAAATCCTAAATTCGGAAAACGTGTTGATGGTTGGATAATCAAACTAGTCAGAAGATTCTATAAGAAAAATTCTGAAGAATTGGAAAATAAAATCCATGCTGTTATTTTAGACTTCCAGAATACTATGAAAGTTGTAATTTCAAGTAAAAAAGTCACATATTATGCATTGCCATTATCATTTGTTATTTGGATTTTTGAAATCTTAAGGGTTTACATTGTATTTTTGGCTTTTGGAGCAACAGTAAGTCCAATAATTATTGGTGAAGTATTTATCATAGCTTCATTGGTTGGTATGGTACCTCTTCTTCCGGGTGGTCTTGGTGCTGTTGATGGAATTATGGTTGTATTCTATTCTGTTGCTGGAATTTCTGCTTCAGTCAGTGCAGCGGCAACTGTAATTGAAAGGTTAATTTCATTCTGGATGGCAACTATTCTTGGAATGGTTATTTTACCTCATTATGGTTCTTCTATTTTGGATAGAAGTTCAATTGTATCATCAGAAGATGAATTGGCCGAAGCAATTGAAAATGAAATTGATAATTAA
- a CDS encoding NAD-binding protein: MRKITIRLLTKIPTKYGTTGMILIAALFVYGILGSYFIMHLNIIDSIYYSIITMATVGYGDYTPHTGIQKIFATTLALSGVALLAYVFNIMLTSFQEKMSEYSKGARKMKAIEDMDDYYIICGFGRVGKVVFDELKKRKQNIIVIEKDEEICENIEEGDNIVKFHKDASEDNIISRLAGEKCNSVIVSTGDDVNNLFIVWTIRENNPDAWIVTRASRVENIPRLKKAGANKVVSPEIIGGQDMFFESAKPYLLRITVKHNVDQIYDEFKVINKYDCSIETIDYHIPGVETPLTREINVTRLADGKKYYNYLQTHDDQRHALDTLYKTTNNIHSHLILGKDKQSFEDLIKDLKKIEEVVGINLTNKEIAEITREN, from the coding sequence ATGAGAAAAATAACTATTAGACTTTTAACAAAAATACCAACAAAATATGGGACAACAGGAATGATATTAATTGCCGCATTATTTGTCTATGGAATATTAGGTTCTTACTTTATAATGCACCTAAATATTATTGATTCAATTTATTATTCCATCATCACCATGGCAACTGTAGGTTATGGGGATTATACACCACATACAGGAATTCAAAAGATTTTTGCAACAACATTAGCACTTTCAGGTGTTGCATTACTTGCTTATGTATTCAATATCATGTTAACAAGTTTCCAGGAAAAAATGAGCGAATATTCAAAAGGAGCTAGAAAAATGAAAGCAATTGAAGATATGGATGACTATTATATTATTTGTGGATTCGGAAGGGTTGGAAAAGTAGTATTTGACGAATTAAAAAAAAGAAAACAGAATATCATTGTGATTGAAAAAGATGAAGAAATCTGTGAAAACATAGAAGAAGGAGACAATATAGTTAAATTCCATAAAGATGCAAGTGAAGACAATATAATCTCCAGATTAGCTGGTGAAAAATGTAACAGTGTAATTGTAAGTACCGGAGACGACGTGAATAATCTGTTCATAGTATGGACTATTCGTGAAAATAATCCTGACGCATGGATTGTAACAAGAGCAAGCAGAGTTGAAAACATCCCTCGTCTTAAAAAAGCAGGTGCAAACAAAGTTGTGTCTCCAGAAATAATTGGTGGACAGGACATGTTCTTTGAATCTGCAAAACCATATCTTTTAAGGATTACCGTAAAACACAATGTAGATCAAATATATGACGAATTCAAAGTCATCAACAAATATGACTGTAGTATAGAAACAATTGATTACCACATTCCTGGAGTTGAAACACCCCTTACCCGTGAAATAAATGTGACTAGACTTGCAGACGGTAAAAAATATTACAACTATTTGCAAACACATGATGATCAAAGACATGCATTGGACACATTATACAAAACTACTAATAATATCCATTCACATTTAATCTTAGGTAAAGATAAACAGTCATTTGAAGACCTGATTAAAGATTTAAAGAAAATAGAAGAAGTTGTTGGGATTAACCTAACCAATAAAGAAATAGCGGAAATAACTCGAGAAAACTAA
- a CDS encoding TrkH family potassium uptake protein gives MRYITKTDLCIVGVNSGYLLMGIGVMCLIPLLFDIIYFEFDVISFVVPAAISIGLGLFLMKYLEKYYVKNVRLKHGMIISAFGWVWAAIIGGLVFALATNIPLIDAIFESMSALTGTGLTLFNDLEILPHSILFFRAFEQWIGGLGVVVMIITILSKPGTATSTLYHSEAREERLRPSIKATLEKTIKIYIIYTAAGIILYALAGMPFFDSLCNTFCIISTGGMNVKNANMGYYHSDLIYFITIVLMILGATSFLVHYRVIKTKGKSLFEDLQFKVIICVIAFVTLMLYYVSNIVPMDLLFTVVSAITTTGANVVPNLTMAGWPSFVIICLICLMLSGGSNGSTVGAIKLIRLITFFKGIYKHIREILSPSGRVVPIKLQGKPIPDNAVAQSGNYITLYLMFIMFTWALYCLFGYDPFDSLFAVISIQGNNGLDLGIVTSQIHPVLKIVSMLNMWVGRLEIYPVLITIRTAFEIFKR, from the coding sequence ATGAGATATATAACAAAAACCGACTTATGCATTGTTGGAGTGAATTCAGGATATTTATTAATGGGAATTGGAGTAATGTGCTTGATTCCATTACTGTTCGACATAATATATTTTGAATTTGATGTAATCAGTTTTGTGGTTCCTGCAGCAATATCAATAGGTCTTGGACTCTTTTTAATGAAATATCTCGAAAAATATTATGTTAAAAATGTACGACTTAAACATGGTATGATCATTTCTGCATTTGGATGGGTATGGGCAGCAATAATTGGAGGACTTGTTTTTGCACTTGCAACCAATATACCACTAATCGATGCAATCTTTGAAAGCATGTCTGCTCTTACAGGTACTGGATTAACCCTGTTCAACGATTTGGAAATATTGCCCCACAGCATACTATTCTTTAGAGCTTTTGAACAATGGATTGGAGGTTTAGGAGTTGTAGTTATGATAATTACTATTTTATCAAAACCAGGAACTGCAACATCCACATTATACCATTCAGAAGCACGTGAAGAACGTTTAAGACCAAGTATTAAAGCTACACTTGAAAAGACAATAAAGATATACATAATATATACTGCCGCAGGAATAATACTGTATGCATTGGCAGGAATGCCATTTTTCGATTCTCTCTGTAACACATTCTGTATAATCTCAACAGGCGGTATGAACGTCAAAAATGCAAATATGGGGTATTACCACAGCGATTTAATTTATTTCATAACAATTGTGCTAATGATACTTGGCGCAACAAGCTTCTTGGTCCATTATAGAGTTATAAAAACAAAAGGAAAATCTTTGTTTGAAGATTTACAGTTTAAAGTGATTATCTGTGTGATTGCATTTGTAACATTAATGCTTTATTATGTGTCCAATATTGTTCCAATGGACTTATTGTTTACAGTTGTATCTGCAATTACAACAACAGGAGCAAACGTAGTACCTAATTTAACTATGGCCGGTTGGCCATCATTTGTAATAATATGTTTAATCTGTTTAATGTTATCTGGAGGTTCTAACGGATCAACAGTAGGTGCAATCAAACTTATTAGATTGATTACTTTTTTCAAAGGAATATACAAGCATATCCGTGAAATCCTATCTCCAAGTGGTAGAGTCGTTCCAATAAAATTACAAGGAAAACCAATACCCGATAACGCAGTAGCACAATCAGGAAACTACATAACATTATATTTAATGTTCATAATGTTTACTTGGGCATTATACTGCCTATTTGGGTATGATCCATTCGACAGTTTATTTGCAGTAATATCAATTCAAGGTAACAACGGTTTAGACCTTGGAATAGTTACTTCCCAAATACATCCCGTCTTAAAAATTGTAAGCATGCTCAACATGTGGGTTGGAAGATTGGAAATTTATCCTGTTTTAATCACAATAAGAACAGCATTTGAAATTTTTAAAAGATAA
- a CDS encoding TrkA family potassium uptake protein, whose product MDYVVIMGGGRVGLALAHLLIDEGYDITLIESDPKLCAEVASELDALVICGNGTNSKILEEVNIDDANYFIATTGNDEANLLSCILVRKYHVEHVIARVSNPDHEEAFKEVGIEQVISPERAAASYLQKVVTRPNTAELMTIGKGDGEILDMTITNDKIVGKKYKDISPSKDFIIIATYQNGKLIIPQPDNTISRGEKVSVLVQRGKFKKVAKKLGKDS is encoded by the coding sequence ATGGATTATGTAGTAATTATGGGCGGAGGTCGTGTAGGACTTGCTCTAGCACATTTATTAATTGATGAAGGATATGACATAACACTGATTGAAAGCGACCCAAAGCTTTGTGCTGAAGTTGCTTCAGAACTTGATGCATTGGTTATTTGTGGAAACGGAACAAACTCAAAAATACTTGAAGAAGTAAACATTGACGATGCCAATTACTTTATTGCAACAACCGGAAACGATGAAGCAAACTTGCTTTCATGTATTCTCGTTAGAAAATACCACGTTGAACACGTTATTGCTCGTGTAAGCAACCCAGATCACGAAGAAGCATTCAAAGAAGTTGGAATTGAACAGGTAATCAGTCCTGAAAGAGCAGCCGCATCATACTTACAGAAAGTCGTTACAAGACCAAATACTGCAGAATTAATGACCATCGGAAAAGGAGACGGTGAAATCTTGGATATGACAATAACAAATGATAAAATTGTCGGCAAAAAATACAAAGACATTTCCCCTTCAAAAGATTTCATCATCATAGCTACTTATCAAAACGGAAAATTAATAATTCCACAACCAGATAATACAATTAGCCGTGGTGAAAAAGTATCTGTTCTTGTACAAAGAGGAAAATTCAAAAAAGTAGCTAAAAAATTAGGAAAAGACTCATAA
- a CDS encoding radical SAM protein — protein MDSNIFDLIKKANEITLNKHGYLITLERAVFLSWWCDKGDCAFCYMSTQKDKIKDPTKARRNISNIYAEAEMCKRLDWNIEFLSGGYESFTTQEIKQIATTIKDITGDGVWLNTGITDELEEYGSEIKGITGAVEVANPKIHENVCPSKKLDDISNMLDVANDLGFKKAITIILGLGETLSDVDYIIDYIRDHKIDRVIFYSLNPHKETIYANSSQPASLYYAQVVAQVRLAFPNIEIICGTWIDNLANIGILILSGANGITKFPLFKMFGTKYGKRVEEEVKWAGRQLKGTFTDKTKLGPEKSEVSPELDKFIKRYIKESLKNKY, from the coding sequence ATGGATTCTAACATTTTCGATTTAATAAAAAAAGCTAATGAAATTACATTAAACAAACATGGATATTTAATTACATTAGAAAGAGCAGTATTCTTATCCTGGTGGTGCGATAAAGGAGATTGTGCATTTTGCTACATGTCCACACAAAAAGATAAAATTAAAGATCCTACAAAAGCCAGAAGAAACATCAGCAACATCTATGCAGAAGCAGAGATGTGCAAACGTCTTGACTGGAATATCGAATTCTTATCCGGAGGATATGAATCATTCACAACACAAGAAATCAAACAGATAGCAACAACCATTAAAGACATCACGGGAGATGGAGTTTGGTTAAATACTGGAATAACTGATGAATTAGAAGAATATGGCTCTGAAATAAAAGGAATCACTGGTGCTGTTGAAGTAGCAAATCCAAAAATCCATGAAAATGTTTGTCCTTCAAAAAAATTAGATGATATAAGTAATATGTTAGATGTCGCAAATGATTTAGGATTCAAAAAAGCAATCACAATCATTTTAGGACTTGGTGAAACACTATCTGATGTGGACTACATAATCGATTACATTAGAGATCATAAAATTGATAGAGTAATTTTTTATTCATTGAATCCTCACAAGGAAACAATTTATGCCAATTCTTCACAACCAGCTTCACTTTATTACGCCCAAGTAGTAGCCCAAGTTAGATTAGCATTCCCAAACATTGAAATTATCTGCGGAACTTGGATAGACAATCTTGCAAACATAGGAATCTTGATTTTAAGTGGAGCAAATGGAATTACAAAATTCCCATTATTCAAAATGTTTGGAACAAAATACGGAAAAAGAGTTGAAGAAGAAGTTAAATGGGCCGGTAGACAACTAAAAGGAACATTTACTGACAAGACCAAATTAGGTCCTGAAAAAAGTGAAGTTTCACCGGAATTAGATAAATTTATTAAAAGATACATAAAAGAATCCCTTAAAAATAAATATTAA
- a CDS encoding Holliday junction resolvase, with protein MAKKGSTEERELVHKLWERGFAAMRAPASGGATKKSLPDVVAGNGKIYLAIEVKTTTKDKIYIDSVQIDELCEFSEIFGAKPYIGVRFKYTKWLFLEPENTPRTKKGNYRVEKDYALEKGFEIDEIAGIDRQMKFE; from the coding sequence ATGGCTAAGAAAGGATCTACTGAAGAAAGAGAGTTGGTACATAAACTTTGGGAAAGAGGTTTTGCAGCTATGAGAGCTCCTGCATCTGGGGGTGCTACTAAAAAATCATTACCTGATGTTGTTGCTGGAAATGGTAAAATATATTTGGCTATTGAGGTTAAAACAACTACAAAAGATAAAATATACATTGATTCAGTTCAAATTGATGAATTATGTGAATTTTCAGAAATATTTGGTGCTAAACCATATATTGGGGTTCGTTTTAAATACACTAAATGGCTTTTCTTAGAACCTGAAAATACTCCTCGTACTAAAAAAGGCAATTATCGTGTTGAAAAGGATTATGCGCTCGAAAAAGGTTTTGAGATTGATGAAATAGCCGGTATCGATAGGCAAATGAAATTTGAATAA
- the gatB gene encoding Asp-tRNA(Asn)/Glu-tRNA(Gln) amidotransferase subunit GatB: protein MMCGLEIHVQLETESKLFCDCPTNYQDAPANANICPVCLNQPGAKPHPTNKKALENALMIALMLNCEIDQDVIYFMRKHYDYPDLSSGYQRTSVPIGIKGELNGIRIREIHAEEDPGQYKPDRGIVNFNRSGIPLVEIVTEPDIKSPEEARNFLKELIRVLQYSGGARGEGTMRADVNISINGGNRVEMKNVNSIKGAYKALKFELVRQKNLMKRGVEVKQETRAYLESQMITVGMRMKEDADDYRFITDPDLPPMQISDETIQRILDTMPEAPHNKVKRFVEDYGIDQESAKVLTSELDLAIAYEEVVKEIEPIFASKWMRDELKRVLSYNKLDFADSGITVENLVEFLNMIQAKEITQKAAKKIIEQMPNNEKSPKAIAEELGLLGVVKDDEVLVAVKQAIEENPKAVEDYLAGQKASINFLMGQVMRLTRGKADPGETVKLLRENIE from the coding sequence ATGATGTGTGGACTCGAAATCCACGTACAACTAGAAACTGAATCAAAATTATTCTGTGATTGTCCTACAAATTATCAGGATGCACCGGCAAATGCAAACATCTGCCCTGTTTGTCTTAACCAACCGGGAGCAAAACCACACCCAACCAATAAAAAAGCATTAGAAAATGCATTAATGATTGCTTTAATGCTCAACTGTGAAATTGATCAAGACGTAATTTACTTTATGAGAAAACATTACGATTATCCTGACTTATCTTCAGGTTATCAAAGAACTTCCGTACCTATCGGAATCAAAGGTGAATTAAACGGAATTAGAATCAGAGAAATTCACGCAGAAGAAGATCCTGGTCAATACAAACCAGATAGAGGTATTGTTAACTTCAACCGTTCAGGAATTCCATTAGTTGAAATTGTTACTGAACCAGATATAAAATCCCCAGAAGAAGCAAGAAACTTCTTAAAAGAGTTAATTCGTGTTTTACAATACAGTGGAGGAGCACGTGGTGAAGGTACCATGAGAGCTGACGTAAACATATCCATCAATGGTGGAAACAGAGTAGAAATGAAAAACGTTAACTCCATCAAAGGAGCTTACAAAGCATTGAAATTTGAACTTGTAAGACAAAAAAACCTCATGAAAAGAGGAGTTGAAGTTAAACAAGAAACTCGTGCTTACTTAGAATCACAAATGATTACAGTGGGAATGAGGATGAAAGAGGATGCTGATGACTACAGATTCATCACTGATCCTGATTTACCACCAATGCAAATTTCTGACGAAACAATTCAAAGAATCTTAGATACAATGCCAGAAGCACCTCACAACAAAGTAAAAAGATTTGTTGAAGATTACGGCATTGACCAAGAATCTGCAAAAGTTTTAACCTCAGAGCTTGACTTGGCTATTGCATATGAAGAAGTTGTAAAAGAAATTGAACCAATATTTGCATCTAAATGGATGAGAGATGAACTTAAAAGAGTTTTATCATACAACAAATTAGACTTCGCAGATAGTGGAATTACAGTTGAAAATTTAGTTGAATTCTTAAACATGATTCAAGCAAAAGAAATTACTCAGAAAGCTGCTAAAAAAATCATAGAACAAATGCCAAACAATGAAAAATCCCCTAAAGCTATTGCTGAAGAATTAGGATTACTTGGTGTTGTAAAAGATGATGAAGTACTTGTTGCAGTAAAACAAGCAATTGAAGAAAATCCAAAAGCAGTTGAAGATTACTTAGCAGGACAAAAAGCTTCTATTAACTTCTTAATGGGACAAGTAATGAGATTAACACGTGGAAAAGCAGATCCTGGTGAAACAGTCAAATTATTAAGAGAAAATATCGAATAA
- a CDS encoding NAD(P)H-hydrate dehydratase: MDPIDMMVTDYNCEYLGLSRLCLMESAGKSLAEEVGKIAVYTFSKPVKVVIFTGSGGNGGDGFVAARYLLNRGYDVDIYMLKENIHSSDAKTNLEILKNMKPRLSRLNIFSLKNLEDINNCEVARTENNEFIIVDGLLGTGIKGKLQTNIRRAIEVINESNGVKISVDVPSGMDPLTGNVDDVAVVPDYTISFHKIKTGVRNAEEEIVGGLVTADIGIPFEAEYFVNYGDFLRLKNRDLSSHKGNNGRLLIVGGSADYSGAPAIAGMAAIGAGADLVYVASPQKAAEAIKATSPDLIVKSLEGDELSLDHAQEIIELSEKVDAILLGPGAGISDNTLKLFNLLVAKIKKPIVLDADALKQVELSLIKNREDVILTPHIYEFRSFFKVKNDLKLDIDSYDFKKVDDNITEFQIISRQIKGSVIVKGQYDLILSGTKFKINKSGNPGMTVGGTGDALSGIATSLFAQGLSAFDSASLAVFINGVAGDRAYEEKGNGFSATDLVSFIGNVIKDGLC, from the coding sequence TTGGATCCAATTGATATGATGGTTACTGATTATAATTGTGAATATTTAGGTTTATCAAGATTATGCTTAATGGAGTCTGCAGGAAAGTCCTTGGCAGAAGAAGTGGGTAAAATTGCAGTTTATACATTTTCTAAACCAGTTAAAGTAGTTATTTTTACAGGTTCTGGTGGTAATGGTGGAGATGGTTTTGTTGCTGCAAGATATCTGTTGAATAGAGGATATGATGTTGACATATATATGCTGAAAGAAAACATTCACTCCAGTGATGCAAAAACAAATTTGGAAATATTGAAAAACATGAAACCACGTTTGTCACGTTTAAATATTTTTAGTTTAAAAAATTTGGAAGATATTAACAACTGTGAAGTTGCAAGAACTGAAAATAATGAATTTATAATTGTTGATGGTCTTTTAGGAACTGGAATTAAAGGTAAACTCCAAACTAACATTAGGAGGGCTATTGAAGTAATCAATGAATCCAATGGTGTTAAGATAAGTGTTGATGTTCCATCTGGGATGGACCCGTTAACAGGTAATGTCGATGATGTTGCTGTTGTTCCAGATTATACAATCAGTTTTCATAAAATCAAAACAGGAGTCAGGAATGCTGAGGAAGAAATTGTTGGGGGTCTTGTAACTGCAGATATTGGAATTCCTTTTGAAGCAGAATATTTTGTCAATTATGGTGACTTTTTGAGACTTAAAAATAGGGATTTGTCTTCTCATAAGGGAAACAATGGTCGTTTATTGATTGTTGGTGGTTCTGCAGATTATTCTGGCGCTCCTGCAATTGCTGGAATGGCAGCAATCGGTGCAGGTGCTGATTTGGTTTATGTTGCTTCACCTCAAAAAGCGGCTGAAGCTATTAAGGCAACTTCTCCTGATTTGATTGTTAAATCACTTGAAGGAGATGAATTATCTTTGGACCATGCTCAGGAAATTATTGAATTGTCAGAGAAAGTTGATGCGATATTGCTTGGTCCTGGAGCAGGAATTTCTGATAACACTTTAAAATTATTTAATTTACTTGTTGCAAAAATCAAAAAACCTATTGTATTGGATGCAGATGCATTAAAACAGGTTGAATTATCTTTAATTAAAAATCGTGAAGATGTAATATTGACTCCACATATTTATGAATTCAGGTCATTTTTCAAGGTTAAAAACGATTTGAAATTGGATATTGACTCATATGACTTTAAGAAGGTTGATGATAATATAACTGAATTCCAAATTATTTCTCGTCAAATTAAAGGGTCTGTAATCGTAAAAGGTCAATATGACTTGATTTTATCAGGAACTAAATTCAAAATTAATAAAAGCGGAAATCCTGGAATGACTGTTGGAGGAACTGGTGATGCATTATCAGGAATTGCAACTAGTCTATTCGCTCAAGGTTTAAGTGCTTTTGACAGTGCTTCATTGGCTGTCTTCATAAATGGTGTTGCTGGTGACAGGGCATATGAAGAAAAGGGAAATGGATTTTCAGCTACTGATTTGGTATCTTTTATTGGTAATGTGATTAAAGATGGATTATGTTAA